From Pulveribacter suum, a single genomic window includes:
- a CDS encoding ChaN family lipoprotein — translation MSAFSIPLRRLAPVCALAAAVLSGCVSPASRLQGDAWQAQLARWQGAPALLLGEQHDAPAHQQWQQQTVQWLAARGQLAALVLEMAEAGAATDGLAPQASAAQVRAALRWNDAAWPWPRYADVVMAAVAAGVPVRGGNLDAAGLRAAMQDETLDAHLPPAPLARQREAIEQGHCGLLPPARVQPLVRVQLARDARLARTVQQALQPGRTVVLVAGHGHVQRSLGVPTWLPADLRPKVAIAQAGRALAAIESEADFIQPTPALPPEDYCAGLRARWPVQR, via the coding sequence ATGTCCGCCTTTTCCATCCCGCTGCGCCGCCTCGCACCCGTTTGTGCGCTGGCCGCGGCCGTTCTGTCCGGCTGCGTGTCTCCTGCCAGCCGCCTCCAGGGCGATGCCTGGCAGGCGCAGCTGGCGCGCTGGCAGGGCGCGCCAGCCCTGCTGCTGGGCGAGCAGCACGACGCGCCCGCGCACCAGCAGTGGCAGCAGCAGACGGTGCAGTGGCTGGCGGCGCGCGGGCAGCTTGCGGCGCTGGTGCTGGAGATGGCCGAGGCGGGCGCCGCCACCGACGGCTTGGCGCCGCAGGCCAGCGCCGCGCAGGTGCGCGCCGCCCTGCGCTGGAACGACGCCGCCTGGCCCTGGCCGCGCTATGCCGATGTGGTCATGGCGGCCGTGGCCGCGGGCGTGCCGGTGCGCGGCGGCAACCTGGACGCGGCCGGCCTGCGCGCCGCCATGCAGGACGAGACGCTGGACGCCCACCTGCCGCCCGCCCCGCTGGCGCGCCAGCGCGAGGCGATCGAGCAGGGGCACTGCGGCCTGCTGCCGCCCGCGCGCGTGCAGCCCCTGGTGCGCGTGCAGCTGGCGCGCGATGCCCGCCTGGCGCGCACCGTGCAGCAGGCCCTGCAGCCGGGGCGCACCGTGGTGCTGGTGGCCGGCCACGGCCACGTGCAGCGCAGCCTGGGCGTGCCCACCTGGCTGCCCGCGGATTTACGGCCAAAAGTGGCCATAGCCCAGGCGGGACGAGCGCTGGCAGCTATCGAAAGCGAAGCAGACTTCATTCAGCCCACACCCGCCCTGCCGCCCGAGGACTACTGCGCCGGGCTGCGCGCGCGCTGGCCCGTGCAGCGCTAG